The following are encoded in a window of Solirubrobacterales bacterium genomic DNA:
- the pheS gene encoding phenylalanine--tRNA ligase subunit alpha encodes MPEVQERIGELRRDAEAAIGAAPDVAELEELRVRYLGRKAELTGILRGIAKLPAEERGTVGAAGNEARTALEEQLASRRAELEAAELADGLAADAVDVTLPGTPAVPVGSRSLLIRTLREIEDVFVGLGYRVMEGPEVELDYYNFTALNHPPGHPARLAQDTFYVDPASLDPGLRLQPGSTIPGPEDVVLRTHTSPMQVRAMEDQGPPIFIVVPGRCYRSDPFDATHSPVFHQVEGLAVAEGITLADLKGTLDEFARALFGPERSTRFRPGFFPFTEPSVEVDVSCFRCGGSGALRDGTRDPVCKGTGWIEILGSGMVDPNVFGFVKANGYDPERVQGFAFGMGIERIAMLKHGVPDLRKFFENDVRVLEQFR; translated from the coding sequence GTGCCTGAGGTCCAGGAAAGGATCGGGGAGCTCCGCCGCGACGCCGAGGCGGCCATCGGTGCCGCCCCTGACGTCGCCGAGCTGGAGGAGCTGCGGGTTCGCTACCTGGGACGCAAGGCGGAGCTGACCGGGATCCTGCGCGGGATCGCGAAGCTCCCGGCGGAGGAGCGGGGGACCGTGGGCGCCGCCGGAAACGAAGCCCGCACGGCGCTGGAGGAGCAGCTCGCGTCCAGGCGGGCAGAGCTCGAGGCAGCGGAGCTCGCCGACGGCCTCGCCGCCGATGCCGTCGATGTGACCCTCCCGGGCACTCCCGCGGTGCCCGTGGGCTCTCGCAGCCTGCTGATCCGGACCCTGCGGGAGATCGAGGACGTCTTCGTCGGGCTTGGGTACCGGGTCATGGAGGGCCCCGAGGTGGAGCTCGACTACTACAACTTCACCGCCCTGAACCACCCGCCCGGGCATCCGGCGCGGCTCGCCCAGGACACCTTCTACGTTGATCCCGCCAGCCTGGACCCCGGCCTTCGCCTCCAGCCGGGATCGACCATTCCGGGCCCCGAAGACGTCGTCCTGCGGACCCATACCTCGCCGATGCAGGTGCGGGCGATGGAGGATCAAGGGCCGCCGATCTTCATCGTCGTCCCGGGTCGTTGCTACCGCAGCGACCCGTTCGACGCCACGCACAGCCCCGTCTTCCATCAGGTCGAGGGCCTGGCTGTTGCGGAGGGGATCACCCTCGCCGACCTGAAGGGGACGCTGGACGAGTTCGCGAGGGCGCTCTTCGGCCCTGAGCGCTCCACCCGCTTCCGCCCCGGGTTCTTTCCCTTCACCGAGCCCAGCGTCGAAGTCGATGTCTCATGCTTTCGTTGCGGGGGCTCCGGCGCGCTCCGGGACGGGACCAGGGACCCGGTCTGCAAGGGCACCGGCTGGATAGAGATCCTCGGGTCCGGGATGGTGGATCCGAACGTCTTCGGCTTCGTGAAGGCCAACGGCTACGACCCCGAAAGGGTGCAGGGCTTTGCGTTCGGAATGGGGATCGAGCGCATCGCGATGCTGAAGCACGGGGTCCCCGACCTGCGCAAGTTCTTCGAGAACGACGTCCGCGTGCTGGAGCAGTTCCGTTGA
- the pheT gene encoding phenylalanine--tRNA ligase subunit beta gives MRVPISWLREHCDPDLTVGELGELLALRTTEVERISHVGPPSTEGFVVGRVDRVDHHPDADRLSVCQVETGDATRTIVCGAPNVAAGQTVAVGLPGAVMPNGEELGRAELRGVTSDGMILSEAELQVGDDADGIVVLSEDGWAPGTPLSEVLPIAEPVLELEVASNRVDCLGVYGVAREVHAFSGAALARAPWEDDAAPAGEGQASDYASVTVEVPELCPRFTARVFTEVKLGPSPLWLKARLVAAGQRPINNVVDITNYVMLLTAQPLHAFDLDRVPDGALIIRTAADGERMTTLDGVERTFDADAVLVCDRRGPSGIAGIMGGQASEVSESTTHVLLEVATWNGVNILRTSRKLGLRSEASNRFEKQLHPELAMRAQRIASRLLVELCGAKLTPGTIDVAAEVPPAGRPRLRAGRAESLLGMRIEPELCTTYLERLGFRVERDGDDLTAEVPFDRHYDVGREVDLIEEVGRIHGYDQHLPATLPAEIAQGGRLTREQTLRRRAEDVMRDLGFDAVVNLSLADPGLPGRLRLEEGDPRGAPIRVSNPLSVDQSELRTTLLGSLLDAARYNVARGAERVAVFESGRAYLATGKSEAGGVLGGEFVGERTRPAFEPHCIAALAQGPLARPSWGADDRPTDFFALKGVLEALAAQLGAELAFAPGPQPFLHPGRAARVLVGELEAGWLGEVHPVVCRQWDLEPAAAFQVGLAELVASSSVGLEQYEDVTTYPAVHQDLAVVVDEDVPAASVRDAVVTGGGELLRGVNVFDLYRGEQVGEGRKSLALRLEFRALDRTLTDPEVAERREAIKAALAEIGGSLRE, from the coding sequence TTGAGAGTCCCAATCTCCTGGCTGCGCGAGCACTGCGATCCCGATCTGACCGTGGGTGAGCTCGGGGAGCTGCTGGCGCTCCGTACCACCGAGGTCGAGCGGATTTCCCACGTGGGCCCCCCCTCCACGGAAGGCTTCGTGGTCGGAAGGGTGGACCGGGTGGATCACCACCCCGACGCCGACCGGCTGAGCGTCTGCCAGGTCGAGACCGGCGACGCGACCCGCACGATCGTCTGCGGCGCCCCCAACGTGGCGGCGGGGCAGACCGTTGCGGTGGGGCTCCCCGGCGCGGTCATGCCCAACGGCGAAGAGCTCGGTCGCGCCGAGCTTCGCGGCGTCACCTCCGACGGGATGATCCTCTCCGAGGCGGAGCTTCAGGTTGGCGACGACGCCGATGGAATAGTTGTTCTTTCGGAGGACGGCTGGGCTCCCGGGACTCCACTTTCCGAGGTCCTCCCGATTGCGGAGCCGGTTCTGGAGCTCGAGGTCGCCTCCAACCGGGTGGACTGCCTCGGGGTCTACGGGGTGGCACGGGAGGTGCATGCCTTCAGTGGCGCTGCGCTGGCCCGGGCGCCGTGGGAGGACGACGCGGCCCCGGCCGGCGAGGGTCAGGCGTCGGACTATGCGTCCGTGACCGTGGAGGTCCCGGAGCTCTGTCCGCGCTTCACCGCCCGGGTGTTCACGGAGGTGAAGCTTGGCCCGTCGCCGTTGTGGCTGAAGGCGCGGTTGGTCGCAGCTGGGCAGCGGCCGATCAACAACGTCGTCGACATCACCAACTACGTGATGCTGCTCACTGCACAGCCGCTGCACGCCTTCGACCTCGACCGGGTTCCCGACGGGGCGCTGATCATCCGCACCGCGGCCGACGGCGAGCGGATGACCACGCTGGACGGGGTCGAGCGGACCTTCGACGCCGATGCGGTCTTGGTCTGCGACCGTCGCGGTCCCTCGGGCATCGCCGGGATCATGGGCGGCCAGGCGTCGGAGGTCTCCGAGTCGACCACGCACGTCCTGCTCGAGGTTGCGACCTGGAACGGAGTCAACATCCTCCGCACCTCCAGGAAGCTCGGTTTGCGATCGGAGGCCTCGAACCGGTTCGAGAAGCAGCTTCACCCGGAGCTGGCCATGCGCGCTCAGCGCATCGCCTCGCGGCTGCTGGTGGAGCTGTGCGGCGCGAAGCTGACCCCGGGGACGATCGACGTCGCCGCCGAGGTGCCCCCCGCGGGCCGGCCGCGGTTGCGCGCCGGCCGTGCCGAATCGCTGCTCGGGATGCGCATCGAGCCGGAGCTCTGCACCACCTATCTGGAGCGGCTGGGCTTCAGGGTCGAGCGCGACGGAGACGACCTCACCGCCGAGGTTCCGTTCGACCGGCACTACGACGTCGGCCGCGAGGTTGATCTGATCGAGGAGGTAGGGCGCATCCACGGCTACGACCAGCACCTGCCCGCCACCCTGCCCGCCGAGATCGCCCAGGGGGGTCGGTTGACCCGTGAGCAGACGTTGCGCCGCCGGGCGGAGGACGTGATGCGTGACCTGGGCTTCGACGCAGTCGTCAACCTGAGCCTGGCCGATCCGGGTCTGCCGGGACGGCTGCGCCTGGAGGAGGGCGATCCCAGGGGGGCGCCGATTCGCGTCTCGAACCCGCTCTCGGTTGACCAGTCGGAGCTCAGAACCACCCTGCTCGGCTCGCTGTTGGACGCCGCGCGCTACAACGTCGCCCGCGGTGCCGAGCGTGTCGCCGTGTTCGAGTCGGGGCGCGCCTACCTGGCCACCGGGAAATCCGAAGCGGGAGGGGTGCTGGGCGGCGAGTTCGTGGGCGAGCGCACCCGACCCGCGTTCGAGCCGCACTGCATCGCGGCCCTCGCCCAAGGCCCGCTCGCACGGCCGAGCTGGGGGGCGGACGATCGACCAACCGACTTTTTCGCGCTCAAGGGCGTGCTGGAGGCGCTCGCCGCCCAGCTCGGGGCGGAGCTCGCATTCGCGCCGGGGCCGCAGCCCTTCCTGCATCCCGGTCGCGCGGCCCGGGTCTTGGTCGGCGAGTTGGAGGCGGGTTGGCTGGGCGAGGTCCACCCGGTCGTCTGCCGCCAGTGGGATCTCGAGCCGGCGGCGGCGTTCCAGGTCGGGCTTGCCGAGCTGGTGGCCTCCTCGTCCGTCGGGCTCGAGCAGTACGAGGACGTCACCACGTACCCGGCAGTTCACCAGGACCTTGCTGTGGTGGTCGATGAGGACGTGCCCGCCGCGAGCGTGCGGGACGCGGTGGTGACTGGTGGTGGCGAGCTCCTTCGCGGCGTAAACGTCTTCGACCTCTATCGGGGCGAGCAGGTCGGAGAGGGGCGCAAGAGCCTTGCTCTGCGGCTCGAGTTCCGCGCTCTCGATCGCACGCTGACCGACCCGGAGGTCGCCGAGCGGCGCGAGGCCATCAAGGCGGCGCTTGCCGAGATCGGCGGGTCGCTTCGTGAGTGA
- the argC gene encoding N-acetyl-gamma-glutamyl-phosphate reductase — protein MSEARVLVAGASGYAGALAAALVWRHPRLELAAATSRGDAGTRLDRLYPRHRVPIELVELDPDRFAGYDAALVAYPHGAAAELVASLREADVPVVDISADFRLRDLSTYQRTYGDHGAPQLLGEAVYGLPELHREPIRQAKLVANPGCYPSAALLALAPLAEAGLARDVVISAASGISGAGRGGGERLAFVTVDENFSPYGVAGHRHAPEIVQELGALGSSAPVSFVPHLLPLDQGLLASCYVHLARNVGEKELRSLYAERYGDEPFVELVDEPPGVRDVRDTNVCRVHVSLDAAGRALVFAAIDNLWKGAAGQAVQNLNLMLGLSESEGLG, from the coding sequence GTGAGTGAGGCGCGGGTGTTGGTCGCCGGTGCGTCCGGCTACGCCGGCGCGCTGGCGGCAGCCCTGGTCTGGAGGCACCCACGCCTGGAGCTCGCCGCCGCGACCTCGCGCGGCGACGCCGGCACACGACTCGACCGCCTGTATCCCCGCCACCGCGTTCCGATCGAGCTTGTGGAGTTGGATCCCGACCGGTTCGCCGGATACGACGCCGCCCTGGTCGCCTACCCGCACGGCGCGGCCGCGGAGCTCGTTGCCTCGCTCCGGGAGGCGGATGTGCCCGTTGTGGACATCTCGGCCGACTTCCGTCTTCGCGACCTGTCCACATACCAGCGCACCTACGGGGATCACGGCGCCCCGCAGCTCCTGGGGGAGGCCGTCTACGGGCTCCCGGAGCTTCACCGCGAGCCTATCCGGCAAGCGAAGCTGGTCGCCAATCCCGGCTGCTACCCGAGCGCCGCGCTGCTCGCTCTCGCGCCGTTGGCCGAGGCGGGGCTGGCGCGTGACGTCGTGATCAGCGCCGCGTCGGGCATCTCGGGTGCCGGCCGGGGTGGGGGGGAGCGCTTGGCGTTCGTCACCGTGGACGAGAACTTCAGCCCCTACGGGGTGGCCGGCCACCGCCACGCGCCGGAGATCGTGCAGGAGCTCGGGGCCCTGGGCAGCTCGGCGCCGGTTTCGTTCGTGCCGCATCTGTTGCCGCTGGACCAGGGCCTGCTGGCGAGCTGCTACGTCCACTTGGCCCGGAACGTGGGAGAAAAGGAGCTGCGCTCCCTGTACGCGGAACGCTATGGCGACGAACCGTTCGTGGAGCTGGTCGACGAACCACCCGGGGTTCGGGACGTTCGCGACACCAACGTCTGCCGCGTGCACGTTTCGCTCGACGCCGCCGGACGGGCGCTCGTCTTCGCCGCGATCGACAACCTTTGGAAAGGGGCAGCGGGCCAGGCGGTCCAGAACCTGAACCTGATGTTGGGATTGTCCGAATCGGAGGGGCTCGGGTGA
- a CDS encoding bifunctional ornithine acetyltransferase/N-acetylglutamate synthase: protein MTFFRSRWVEAPTGVQELDPAGLAPGFRAAGVACGLKQGGSTDFGLMVCDSDVVASALLLTRNAAAAAPVRVCREECDRTEVRAAVVNSGNANAAVGERGYRDALAMRDAAAQALGLDARNAAIAETGPIGVPLEMEAVRRGVSEAASALSTHGGGDFAAAIMTTDRGPKQCTVRAGGVTVSAQAKGAGMIEPGFATMLCFVQTDAQVPAPETTLRAAVADSFERITVDGQMSTNDTVLLQATGSSGRPLPEGLLDAILLQLALEIVADGEGATRVGRIEVAGGASSEEADRVARAIANSPLVKTAFYGRDPNWGRIAQAAGMALAGVDLPELGPDVIEAAELGTGAAEAEIGLRLDRGDSEACIYFSDLTHGYIELNAEYAT from the coding sequence GTGACCTTCTTCCGCTCACGCTGGGTCGAGGCACCGACCGGTGTGCAAGAGCTGGACCCCGCCGGGCTGGCGCCTGGATTCAGGGCGGCGGGCGTCGCCTGTGGCCTCAAGCAGGGCGGCAGCACCGACTTCGGCCTCATGGTCTGCGACTCCGACGTGGTGGCCTCCGCGCTCCTTTTGACCCGTAACGCTGCCGCAGCCGCCCCCGTGCGGGTGTGCAGGGAGGAATGCGACCGCACCGAGGTGCGGGCCGCGGTCGTCAACTCGGGGAACGCGAATGCCGCCGTCGGCGAGCGTGGCTACCGCGACGCCCTGGCCATGCGCGATGCCGCAGCGCAAGCGCTTGGTCTGGATGCCCGCAATGCGGCGATCGCCGAGACCGGCCCGATCGGGGTACCGCTCGAGATGGAAGCGGTTCGACGCGGTGTGAGCGAGGCGGCCAGCGCACTGTCCACGCACGGTGGTGGTGACTTCGCGGCGGCGATCATGACCACCGACCGTGGCCCGAAGCAGTGCACGGTTCGGGCCGGCGGCGTCACGGTCTCCGCCCAGGCCAAGGGCGCCGGGATGATCGAGCCGGGTTTCGCGACCATGCTGTGCTTTGTGCAGACCGATGCCCAGGTCCCCGCTCCGGAGACGACGCTGCGCGCCGCGGTTGCCGACTCGTTCGAGCGGATCACCGTCGATGGGCAGATGAGCACCAACGACACCGTCCTGCTCCAGGCGACCGGGTCGTCGGGTCGCCCGCTGCCGGAGGGGCTGCTTGACGCGATCCTGCTCCAGCTCGCGCTCGAAATCGTTGCCGATGGAGAGGGAGCGACGCGAGTGGGCCGGATCGAGGTTGCCGGAGGGGCCTCGAGCGAGGAGGCTGACCGGGTTGCCCGGGCGATCGCCAACTCGCCCCTCGTCAAGACCGCGTTCTATGGCCGAGACCCCAACTGGGGCCGGATCGCCCAGGCAGCCGGCATGGCGCTGGCCGGAGTTGACCTTCCCGAGCTTGGCCCGGATGTGATCGAGGCAGCGGAGCTTGGCACCGGCGCTGCCGAGGCCGAGATCGGCCTGCGGCTGGACCGCGGCGACTCCGAAGCCTGTATCTACTTCTCCGACCTCACGCATGGCTACATCGAGCTGAACGCGGAGTACGCAACGTGA
- the argB gene encoding acetylglutamate kinase, whose translation MSANVKTLLEALPYIREFHGRTVVIKYGGAAMRDEELREAFATDVVLLKYVGLNPVIVHGGGPDITNYMQRLGMEVKFVEGVRVSDPETVEVAKMVLLGKVNSDIVSRLNRHGQPAVGLSGEDGTLFEVRAHPNADEVGFVGEVERVDVDVLNHIAEDYIPVIASAGTDREGNSYNVNADTAAGKVAAALRAHKAIFLTDVRGWLADPGDPGSLVSRATVDEVAAALGEVEGGMRPKLGACIEAIGGGVQSAHIIDGSEPHSLLLELFTDAGIGTMVVP comes from the coding sequence GTGAGCGCGAACGTGAAGACGCTGCTCGAGGCGCTCCCCTACATCAGGGAGTTCCACGGCCGCACGGTGGTGATCAAGTACGGGGGCGCTGCGATGCGCGACGAGGAGCTTCGCGAAGCCTTCGCGACCGACGTCGTCCTGCTCAAGTACGTGGGCCTGAACCCGGTGATCGTCCACGGCGGCGGCCCGGACATCACCAACTACATGCAGCGGCTGGGAATGGAGGTCAAGTTCGTCGAGGGGGTTCGCGTCTCCGATCCCGAGACGGTGGAGGTGGCGAAGATGGTCCTGCTCGGCAAGGTCAACTCGGACATCGTCAGCCGGCTCAACCGTCACGGACAGCCTGCGGTGGGGCTCTCGGGTGAGGACGGGACCTTGTTCGAGGTCAGGGCGCATCCGAATGCGGACGAGGTCGGGTTCGTGGGGGAGGTCGAGCGCGTCGACGTCGATGTGCTCAACCACATCGCCGAGGACTACATCCCGGTCATCGCCTCCGCGGGCACCGACCGCGAGGGCAACTCCTACAACGTCAATGCCGACACCGCTGCCGGCAAGGTCGCCGCGGCCCTGCGCGCGCACAAGGCGATCTTTCTGACCGACGTTCGTGGCTGGCTCGCCGACCCCGGGGATCCCGGATCGCTCGTCTCCCGCGCCACGGTGGACGAGGTGGCAGCCGCGCTCGGAGAGGTCGAGGGCGGCATGCGGCCGAAGCTCGGAGCCTGCATCGAGGCGATCGGCGGCGGGGTGCAGTCCGCGCACATCATCGACGGCTCGGAGCCGCACTCCCTGTTGTTGGAGCTGTTCACGGACGCGGGGATCGGCACGATGGTCGTCCCTTGA
- a CDS encoding acetylornithine/succinylornithine family transaminase, with the protein MPTYARAPVEFVRGSGPRLWDAEGKEYLDFFAGLSVHNAGHCHPRIVAAISDQAGRLGGVSNLYYTEPAMRLCKRLADASLGGKVFLCNSGTEANECAIKLARKRAHARGVQAPEIVVLHGAFHGRTLGALAATPKLAREDLFGPLPAGFVAVPQDAPDALRAAVGDRTAAVMIEPIQGEAGIFPIADDVLLAARESCDAADAILILDEIQSGMGRTGSLWAYEQLRVRPDAITVAKALGGGLPVGACVTTGELGEVLELGDHGSTFAGGPIGAAAALAALEVIDEPELLRRVREVGADFMQRLAELDGIAEVRGRGLMVGVTLAEGLDAGQVAARALEAGLLLNVPDSGMLRFLPPLVITAEDVDSALAILSDVLA; encoded by the coding sequence ATGCCGACCTATGCGCGTGCGCCGGTCGAGTTCGTGCGCGGCTCGGGGCCCCGGCTGTGGGACGCCGAAGGCAAGGAGTACCTCGACTTCTTTGCCGGGCTCTCGGTCCACAATGCGGGCCACTGCCATCCGCGGATCGTCGCCGCGATCTCAGATCAAGCGGGCCGGCTGGGGGGCGTCTCCAACCTCTACTACACAGAGCCGGCGATGCGGCTCTGCAAGCGGCTGGCGGACGCGAGCCTCGGTGGGAAGGTCTTCCTCTGCAACTCGGGTACCGAGGCGAACGAGTGCGCGATCAAGCTCGCTCGGAAGCGCGCCCACGCCCGGGGAGTGCAGGCACCGGAGATCGTCGTGCTGCACGGCGCATTTCACGGTCGCACGCTGGGAGCCCTCGCGGCGACACCCAAGCTGGCCCGCGAGGACCTGTTCGGGCCGCTGCCCGCCGGCTTCGTGGCCGTGCCGCAGGACGCTCCCGACGCGCTTCGGGCTGCGGTCGGCGACCGCACGGCCGCCGTGATGATCGAGCCGATCCAGGGCGAGGCGGGCATCTTTCCGATCGCCGATGACGTCCTGCTCGCCGCCCGCGAGAGCTGCGATGCCGCGGACGCCATCCTGATCCTGGACGAGATCCAGTCGGGCATGGGGAGGACGGGGTCGCTCTGGGCCTACGAGCAGCTCCGTGTGCGTCCGGACGCGATCACGGTGGCGAAGGCCCTCGGCGGCGGCTTGCCGGTGGGCGCTTGCGTCACCACCGGCGAGCTCGGCGAGGTGCTCGAGCTCGGCGACCACGGCTCGACGTTCGCCGGGGGGCCGATCGGGGCCGCCGCCGCGCTGGCCGCGCTCGAGGTGATCGACGAGCCCGAGCTCCTGCGCAGAGTTCGCGAGGTTGGCGCGGATTTCATGCAGCGATTGGCCGAGCTCGACGGCATCGCCGAGGTCCGCGGTCGGGGCCTGATGGTTGGCGTCACACTTGCCGAGGGGCTGGACGCGGGCCAGGTCGCGGCGCGCGCTCTCGAGGCGGGCCTCCTGCTGAACGTACCCGACTCCGGCATGCTGCGATTCCTGCCGCCACTGGTGATCACAGCGGAAGACGTCGATTCGGCGCTCGCGATCCTTAGCGATGTCCTCGCCTGA
- a CDS encoding heparin lyase I family protein — MSRSSRQRNALTTLALALIAGAALALPSPAAAHTCANVERGTEAPDTLVGTDEGDRLQAGGGADEVNGLAGPDCLAGGRESDVLRPGAGVDRVRGGGGSDKLVTRDGFRDLVRCGDGRDKVVADWRDRVKRSCDRVIRKGPKSPKPHGGPPLPAGNCVIDPATMTAPGCRLVSSDTSSTANPESAWGKIDCASDSRANDVTSGGDPHLMGTAAPQGNSAYRRLTAFDGDDVSGERCELGRNEQRYGSKGGKGTFQLYREGERRITFVSFRLPGDFTMSTSSFQNVLQMKQTQPSDNGSCPPVLSLQVRAGEWWLQHAKSPGACGESISETLWRAPAATGVWVRTALEVTYSQHSDKGQVKLYIDRNGDGDWLDDEEQSPAFTTHTLKYETPDRHGAASDTDGLAPGDSIPSHLRVGVYHDPSIDCPAPSGCSVQVDNVQVVAP, encoded by the coding sequence GTGTCAAGGTCAAGCAGACAGCGAAACGCGCTTACGACGCTCGCACTAGCACTGATTGCGGGCGCAGCTCTTGCTCTGCCCTCTCCGGCCGCCGCCCACACGTGTGCGAACGTCGAACGGGGCACCGAAGCGCCGGACACGCTCGTGGGCACCGACGAGGGCGACCGGCTCCAGGCGGGCGGCGGCGCTGACGAGGTCAATGGCCTGGCGGGCCCCGACTGCCTGGCCGGTGGCCGCGAGTCCGACGTCCTGAGGCCCGGCGCCGGCGTTGATCGGGTCCGGGGCGGTGGGGGCAGCGACAAGCTGGTCACGCGTGACGGGTTTCGGGATCTCGTGCGCTGCGGCGATGGACGCGACAAGGTCGTGGCCGACTGGCGCGACCGGGTGAAGCGGAGCTGCGACCGGGTCATTCGAAAGGGTCCCAAGAGCCCCAAGCCCCACGGCGGGCCCCCGCTCCCGGCTGGGAACTGTGTGATCGACCCGGCCACCATGACCGCCCCGGGCTGCAGACTGGTGAGCTCGGATACGAGCTCGACGGCCAATCCCGAGTCGGCGTGGGGCAAGATCGACTGCGCCAGCGATTCCCGCGCCAACGACGTGACGAGCGGCGGCGACCCGCACCTGATGGGCACCGCGGCCCCGCAGGGAAACAGCGCCTACCGGCGCTTGACCGCTTTCGACGGCGATGATGTCTCCGGCGAGCGCTGCGAGCTCGGTCGGAACGAGCAGCGGTACGGCTCCAAGGGGGGCAAGGGGACCTTCCAGCTCTACCGGGAGGGCGAGCGCCGGATCACCTTCGTTTCCTTCCGGCTGCCCGGGGACTTCACGATGAGCACGAGCAGCTTCCAGAACGTGCTCCAGATGAAGCAGACCCAGCCCTCCGACAACGGCAGCTGCCCGCCAGTCCTCAGCCTTCAGGTTCGCGCCGGGGAATGGTGGCTGCAGCATGCGAAGTCGCCGGGAGCCTGCGGAGAGTCGATCAGCGAGACCCTCTGGCGCGCCCCCGCCGCGACCGGGGTCTGGGTCCGAACCGCCTTGGAGGTCACCTACTCCCAGCACAGCGACAAGGGGCAGGTCAAGCTCTATATCGACCGCAACGGCGATGGCGATTGGCTGGACGACGAGGAACAGTCACCCGCGTTCACGACCCACACGCTGAAGTACGAGACCCCGGATCGCCACGGCGCCGCCAGCGACACAGACGGCCTCGCGCCCGGGGATTCGATCCCCTCACACTTGCGGGTCGGCGTCTACCACGACCCGTCCATCGACTGCCCGGCACCGAGCGGCTGCTCAGTGCAGGTGGACAACGTGCAGGTCGTCGCGCCGTGA
- a CDS encoding heparin lyase I family protein, whose amino-acid sequence MGRRIRHLVVGLGAALVFGAVGVGVSAIGQTTWRVTINGPDGAEHVYEVSAESEGEARDAAWAELRAESSTTVRSAPSESCEATLGGDPFTASIPACAVVSTDMGQSPDPEQRWGKIDCASDSRVSQAASGGDPHPTATGKLQEDSAYRRLTVFDGDDVSGERCELGRNEHRYGSDGGDGTFQLYREGQRRITFVSFRLPENFHMNHSSFQNVLQMKQTQPSDNGSCPPELTLQVRDGEWWLQHASSAGPCGDSDTLWKAPAQAGVWVRMALDVTYSQDSEEGKVKLYLDRNGDGDSLDADERSPTFTTHTLKYETPDPDGDDTDRLSAGDSIPSHLRVGIYHASSFDCSAPSGCSVDLDNVQVVHP is encoded by the coding sequence GTGGGAAGGCGGATCAGACATCTCGTCGTGGGACTCGGTGCCGCGCTCGTTTTTGGCGCTGTCGGCGTCGGCGTGTCCGCCATAGGCCAAACGACCTGGCGCGTCACGATCAACGGTCCCGATGGGGCTGAGCACGTCTACGAGGTCAGCGCCGAGAGCGAAGGCGAGGCAAGGGACGCCGCCTGGGCGGAGCTTCGCGCGGAGTCCAGCACGACCGTCCGCTCGGCCCCCTCGGAGAGCTGCGAGGCAACCTTGGGGGGCGATCCCTTCACCGCCTCCATCCCGGCCTGCGCCGTCGTGTCCACGGACATGGGCCAGAGCCCAGATCCCGAGCAGCGGTGGGGCAAGATCGACTGCGCCAGCGACTCACGCGTCAGCCAGGCGGCCAGTGGTGGCGACCCGCATCCGACCGCGACGGGCAAGCTGCAGGAAGACAGCGCCTATCGGCGCCTGACGGTTTTCGACGGCGATGACGTCTCCGGGGAGCGATGCGAGCTGGGCCGGAACGAGCATCGGTACGGCTCCGACGGAGGCGATGGGACCTTCCAGCTCTATCGGGAGGGACAGCGCCGAATCACCTTTGTCTCCTTCCGGCTGCCCGAGAACTTTCACATGAACCACTCGAGCTTCCAGAACGTGCTGCAGATGAAGCAGACGCAGCCCTCCGACAACGGCAGCTGCCCGCCCGAGCTCACTCTTCAGGTTCGAGACGGGGAATGGTGGCTGCAGCACGCGAGCTCCGCCGGTCCGTGCGGCGACAGCGACACGCTTTGGAAGGCTCCCGCCCAAGCCGGGGTCTGGGTCCGCATGGCACTGGACGTGACCTACTCCCAGGACAGTGAGGAGGGCAAGGTCAAGCTCTATCTCGATCGCAACGGCGACGGCGACTCGCTCGACGCCGACGAGCGATCACCCACCTTCACGACCCACACGCTGAAGTACGAGACTCCGGATCCCGACGGCGACGACACCGACCGCCTGTCGGCCGGAGATTCGATCCCCTCGCATTTGCGCGTTGGCATCTACCACGCCTCCTCGTTTGATTGTTCGGCGCCGAGCGGTTGCTCGGTCGACCTGGACAACGTGCAGGTCGTACACCCGTAG